One genomic region from Listeria monocytogenes encodes:
- a CDS encoding BglG family transcription antiterminator — MYLDERSNSLLKELLRHPDTSSTNLQAKFGLTRRQVDYSFQKINNWLEEQTYPKIHRAANGRFIVEPDLFQIIGEEDGEKTDWYIPSEKERASLIILMLTTGSEELSLNHFISELEVSKNTVLRDLKLVQKTLDKFNLEVKYSRMRGYLIDGDEWNQRTALIYAAEHIIESFGGEEYLQDFMQVDEARIKELREKLEQVEHHLNLHFIDNKMQILPYILEAVFRRMKKGQTITTSFLIDYNELSDTREYGAAEIFIEEEPNMPEAERMYITLQLLTSNVLPKQYLKSEETHKLRLALEQVLSEFEKKACIQLVDKESLLEKLFAHIKPAYYRIKYHLTTDYSILDKIDQEFQAVHYIVKESLAPLERFIGSKVPENESIFITLFIGGHLIESTEKLQTRLKAVVVCPNGLSISRLMEKTLRSLFPEIFFYQAMSIREFEQTKLGYDIVFSAVPLSTDKKFFLINQLMDGKERLELRRRVMRSVYLVDEVNISVDQLMKTISKFADIKDAARLEKVLADYLMPVPEENTSKHEGKSSLADLLEVTRITRKKSVKDWHEAIYHAALPLLSAGVVEPAYVEEMKRQYPAPIMNIILRNTIAIPHAETEKGVNSLGMSLLYLEEGLPLEGGKELHFIVVIAAIDKNAHFTALLQLMELSENKKELKKLADAANTEEMHQIIKNFTDLETKKTM, encoded by the coding sequence ATGTATTTGGATGAGAGAAGTAATTCACTTTTAAAAGAACTCTTACGACATCCTGACACATCGAGTACGAACTTACAAGCAAAATTTGGTTTAACTCGAAGACAAGTCGACTATAGTTTCCAAAAAATTAACAACTGGCTAGAAGAACAGACTTATCCGAAGATTCATCGAGCTGCAAATGGTCGATTTATCGTAGAACCTGACCTGTTTCAAATCATTGGTGAGGAAGATGGCGAAAAAACAGATTGGTACATCCCGTCAGAAAAGGAGCGCGCTAGTCTAATCATCCTCATGTTAACAACAGGAAGTGAAGAGTTATCCCTTAATCACTTTATAAGCGAGCTGGAGGTGAGTAAGAACACCGTATTACGAGACTTGAAGCTGGTACAAAAGACACTCGATAAATTCAACCTCGAAGTAAAATATTCACGAATGCGTGGCTATTTAATTGATGGAGATGAGTGGAACCAGCGGACGGCGCTCATTTATGCGGCAGAACACATCATAGAAAGTTTTGGCGGCGAAGAGTATTTACAGGATTTCATGCAAGTGGATGAAGCGAGAATTAAAGAGCTTCGGGAAAAATTGGAACAAGTCGAGCATCACCTGAATTTGCATTTTATTGACAATAAAATGCAAATACTGCCTTACATTTTAGAAGCTGTTTTTCGGCGGATGAAGAAAGGGCAAACAATTACGACATCTTTCCTGATTGACTACAATGAATTGTCAGATACTCGGGAATACGGAGCAGCAGAGATTTTTATTGAAGAAGAGCCGAATATGCCAGAAGCAGAGCGAATGTACATCACCTTGCAACTTTTAACTTCCAATGTACTTCCGAAACAATATTTGAAATCGGAGGAAACGCACAAGTTAAGACTGGCACTGGAACAAGTTCTAAGCGAATTTGAGAAAAAGGCTTGTATTCAACTAGTAGACAAAGAATCGTTACTTGAAAAATTATTTGCACATATTAAACCTGCGTATTATCGGATTAAGTATCATCTTACAACAGATTACAGCATTTTAGACAAGATTGATCAAGAATTCCAAGCCGTGCATTACATCGTGAAAGAGTCGTTAGCACCATTAGAACGTTTTATTGGTAGCAAAGTTCCTGAAAATGAAAGTATATTTATTACCCTTTTCATTGGAGGGCATTTAATCGAATCCACAGAGAAATTACAAACGAGACTAAAAGCAGTTGTGGTTTGTCCGAACGGATTGTCGATTTCGAGATTGATGGAAAAAACATTACGAAGCCTTTTCCCGGAAATATTTTTCTATCAAGCGATGTCGATTCGAGAATTTGAACAAACAAAGTTAGGTTATGACATTGTATTTTCCGCAGTGCCACTTTCGACCGACAAGAAATTTTTCCTTATCAACCAATTGATGGATGGGAAAGAGCGCCTGGAGCTTAGACGCCGGGTGATGCGGTCGGTTTACTTAGTGGATGAGGTGAATATAAGCGTCGATCAATTAATGAAAACAATTTCCAAATTTGCTGATATTAAAGATGCTGCCCGTCTTGAAAAAGTGCTAGCAGACTATTTAATGCCAGTTCCAGAAGAAAACACATCTAAACACGAAGGCAAAAGCTCACTCGCAGATTTGCTTGAAGTAACGCGAATCACACGTAAGAAATCAGTGAAAGATTGGCATGAAGCAATTTATCATGCAGCTTTACCGTTACTTTCAGCGGGAGTGGTGGAGCCAGCCTACGTGGAAGAAATGAAACGGCAATATCCAGCACCGATTATGAACATCATTCTCCGTAATACGATAGCTATCCCTCATGCTGAAACGGAAAAAGGAGTAAATAGCCTCGGAATGAGCTTGCTTTATCTAGAAGAAGGTCTGCCACTCGAAGGCGGTAAAGAACTACATTTTATCGTTGTCATTGCAGCCATAGATAAAAACGCTCACTTCACAGCTTTACTACAATTGATGGAATTATCGGAGAACAAAAAAGAACTGAAAAAACTTGCGGATGCTGCGAACACAGAAGAAATGCACCAAATAATTAAAAACTTCACGGACTTGGAAACAAAAAAGACAATGTAG
- a CDS encoding MmcQ/YjbR family DNA-binding protein, with protein MSDEFAWIREEISGLKGVQYSFKEEWGAERYHVLDQLMAMRGTNKNGHPILTLKCDAEKSEQLRAENPAIVPGYYMNKRVWISVLLEEERDKDLIRALIQHAYSEAKNKLPKYKQAELFD; from the coding sequence ATGAGCGATGAATTTGCTTGGATACGGGAGGAAATCAGTGGTCTTAAAGGAGTCCAGTATTCTTTTAAAGAAGAATGGGGAGCGGAGCGCTATCATGTCTTGGATCAGCTAATGGCAATGCGCGGAACGAATAAAAATGGGCATCCCATTTTAACCTTGAAGTGCGATGCCGAAAAAAGTGAGCAACTTCGCGCAGAAAATCCAGCCATCGTTCCCGGTTATTATATGAATAAACGAGTTTGGATTTCTGTTTTATTGGAAGAAGAACGAGATAAAGACTTGATTCGCGCATTAATTCAGCATGCCTACTCAGAAGCGAAGAATAAGTTGCCAAAATATAAACAAGCAGAACTTTTTGACTAA
- a CDS encoding galactitol-1-phosphate 5-dehydrogenase — protein MRAAVLYENNVIKAEQIDEATCGKDQVRVEVKAVGICGSDIHKMQTRWKYPLPAVMGHEFAGVITEIGSEVTNVAIGDRVAGIPLEPCMECNYCKAGDFALCDNYRMVGSHFHGGFAENVVMKADNVISIGDLDFEEGAMIEPLAVSMHGVLGIQPRLGDTVIVFGIGTIGILVVQCLLLAGVKDIIAVDISDKKLADAREFGCKYTINPKNEDLKERVFAYTNGLGADIALECAGSKITQEQCLLVTKKKGKVGFLGIAYADVLLHEEAFENIFRRELTLKGFWNSYSAPFPGEEWRTSIEFVKQGRIKLKPLISHRYKLEETKEAFDMILSREHDYNKVMILPQKGDD, from the coding sequence ATGAGAGCAGCTGTGTTATACGAGAATAATGTAATAAAAGCAGAACAAATTGATGAAGCGACTTGCGGGAAAGATCAAGTTCGTGTTGAAGTAAAAGCAGTCGGAATATGTGGATCAGATATTCATAAAATGCAGACTCGCTGGAAATACCCATTGCCTGCTGTAATGGGACATGAATTCGCAGGTGTGATTACGGAAATTGGTAGTGAAGTAACAAATGTAGCTATTGGTGACCGGGTTGCAGGGATTCCACTTGAGCCTTGTATGGAATGTAATTATTGTAAAGCAGGCGATTTCGCGCTATGTGATAACTACCGGATGGTGGGGTCACATTTTCACGGGGGATTTGCAGAAAATGTTGTCATGAAAGCCGACAATGTCATTTCTATCGGCGACCTTGATTTTGAGGAAGGTGCGATGATTGAGCCACTTGCTGTATCGATGCATGGGGTACTTGGTATTCAGCCGAGACTTGGCGATACGGTCATTGTCTTCGGAATTGGCACGATTGGAATCTTGGTTGTACAATGCTTACTTCTTGCGGGAGTGAAAGATATTATCGCGGTTGACATTAGTGATAAAAAATTAGCAGACGCGCGGGAATTCGGTTGTAAATACACCATTAATCCAAAAAATGAAGACTTAAAAGAACGCGTTTTTGCTTATACAAATGGTCTTGGAGCTGATATCGCGCTCGAGTGTGCTGGTTCAAAAATAACCCAAGAACAATGCTTACTTGTAACGAAGAAAAAAGGTAAAGTTGGTTTTCTAGGAATAGCTTACGCAGATGTACTTTTACACGAGGAAGCTTTTGAAAATATTTTCAGACGCGAATTAACGCTTAAAGGTTTTTGGAATTCTTACTCGGCACCATTTCCAGGTGAGGAATGGCGTACGTCGATTGAATTCGTGAAACAAGGTCGAATTAAACTGAAACCACTAATTTCGCATCGTTATAAGCTAGAGGAAACGAAAGAAGCTTTTGATATGATTCTTTCAAGAGAGCATGATTATAACAAAGTGATGATATTGCCGCAGAAAGGTGACGATTAA
- a CDS encoding ribulose-phosphate 3-epimerase, with the protein MRKIAASIMCADQLHLGEELRRLESAGVELLHCDVMDGVYVNNLALGPEYLEIVRNNTEIPLDIHLATITPLKYIDMFGPVKPEYISFHVEVAEDVSEIIRKIRSYNVKPSIAINPETPIEAIYPYLDDVEMVLMMTVNPGFAGQKFQTDVLQKLHDLKAKLAGKIHAPLIEVDGNINKETVGLMRDCLPDIYVLGTSALFHDRDKTSYAERLVHIWSNVEKHV; encoded by the coding sequence ATGAGGAAAATAGCCGCTTCAATTATGTGTGCAGACCAACTACATTTAGGTGAAGAACTCCGGCGCCTTGAATCTGCTGGTGTGGAACTACTACACTGCGATGTGATGGACGGTGTATATGTGAATAATCTTGCACTCGGTCCAGAATATTTGGAAATAGTGCGAAACAATACAGAAATCCCTCTAGACATACATTTGGCTACTATTACCCCACTTAAATATATTGACATGTTTGGCCCGGTGAAACCGGAATATATTTCTTTTCATGTAGAAGTAGCGGAAGACGTGTCAGAAATCATCCGGAAAATCCGCTCTTACAACGTCAAACCATCAATTGCGATAAATCCGGAAACCCCGATTGAAGCCATTTATCCGTATTTAGATGATGTGGAAATGGTGTTAATGATGACCGTAAATCCAGGTTTTGCGGGGCAGAAATTTCAAACAGATGTATTGCAGAAATTGCATGATTTAAAAGCAAAACTAGCTGGAAAAATCCATGCGCCGCTCATCGAAGTGGATGGCAATATTAATAAAGAAACAGTTGGCTTGATGCGAGACTGTTTACCAGATATTTATGTACTGGGAACATCGGCACTTTTTCATGACCGAGATAAAACGAGTTATGCAGAAAGATTAGTGCACATTTGGTCCAATGTAGAAAAACATGTGTAA
- a CDS encoding PTS galactitol transporter subunit IIC, with protein MDTLLSGVQYVLNLGPTVILPIMIFFIALIFRVPAKKALRSAITIGIGFVGINLVISLLSSNLGPAAQQMVERFGLNLTIIDAGWPAAAAASWASPVAAILIPICLVVNLALIFFKVTKTLDIDIWNYWHFIAAGATGYIVTGGNWWFAILCAIIYEVAVLWMADRTQPMVEEFYGLKGISLPTGSTAAFGFIGIPVGWLIAKIPGIKNIHVDPETIQKRFGIFGEPMMMGLILGIAIGILAGYDVGAVAQLGMSMGAVMFLMPRMVKILMEGLIPISESAREFMKSRFKGRELYIGLDAALSIGHPANISTGLILVPITLFLAVIIPGNKVLPFGDLATIPFYVSFVVASRKGNILHSVLAGTVVIALALLMATDFGLVHTEMMKGVYEFPKGATQVSTLDMGGNFFNWVILKFSQAWAAIF; from the coding sequence ATGGATACACTTCTGTCAGGAGTACAGTATGTTTTAAACTTGGGGCCTACAGTTATTTTGCCTATTATGATTTTCTTTATTGCATTAATTTTCCGAGTACCAGCAAAGAAAGCGCTTCGTTCAGCGATTACGATTGGTATCGGGTTTGTAGGTATTAACCTTGTTATTAGTTTACTATCTAGTAACTTAGGTCCGGCAGCGCAACAAATGGTTGAGCGTTTTGGACTGAATTTAACAATTATTGATGCAGGTTGGCCAGCAGCAGCCGCGGCTTCATGGGCTTCTCCAGTTGCAGCAATTTTAATTCCAATCTGTTTGGTAGTTAACTTAGCACTTATTTTCTTCAAAGTTACGAAAACACTCGATATTGATATTTGGAACTATTGGCATTTCATCGCAGCAGGTGCAACTGGTTATATCGTAACTGGTGGTAACTGGTGGTTCGCGATTCTTTGTGCCATTATCTATGAAGTTGCTGTTCTTTGGATGGCAGATAGAACACAACCTATGGTAGAAGAATTTTACGGCTTAAAAGGGATCTCCTTACCAACAGGTTCTACAGCAGCATTCGGTTTCATCGGTATTCCGGTTGGTTGGCTAATCGCTAAAATCCCTGGTATTAAAAACATCCACGTTGACCCAGAAACTATTCAAAAACGTTTTGGTATTTTCGGGGAACCAATGATGATGGGTCTTATTCTAGGTATTGCAATCGGTATTCTTGCAGGCTATGACGTTGGGGCAGTTGCACAACTTGGTATGTCCATGGGTGCGGTAATGTTCTTAATGCCTCGTATGGTTAAAATTTTAATGGAAGGTTTAATTCCAATTTCAGAATCCGCTCGTGAATTCATGAAATCTCGTTTCAAAGGCCGCGAACTTTATATCGGTCTTGATGCAGCACTTTCTATCGGTCACCCAGCGAATATTTCTACTGGTTTAATCCTTGTTCCAATCACTCTTTTCTTAGCTGTTATCATTCCTGGTAACAAAGTACTTCCTTTTGGTGACTTGGCAACTATTCCATTCTACGTATCATTCGTAGTAGCATCTCGTAAAGGTAACATTCTTCATTCCGTTTTAGCTGGAACTGTAGTTATTGCACTAGCGCTTCTTATGGCAACTGACTTCGGTCTTGTTCATACAGAAATGATGAAAGGTGTTTACGAATTCCCTAAAGGAGCAACACAAGTTAGTACACTTGATATGGGTGGTAACTTCTTTAACTGGGTTATTCTTAAATTCTCTCAAGCTTGGGCAGCTATTTTCTAA
- the rpiB gene encoding ribose 5-phosphate isomerase B has protein sequence MKLTIGCDHGGRRLKDAIVKHLREKDIEVVDIGTYTDESVDFPSYAEEVANQVVSGQSELGILCCGTGIGMSIAANKVDGIRAAVVSDTFSARATREHNNSNVLCLGERVIGEGLALLLVDTWLEASFAGDRHKRRLDKITELERK, from the coding sequence ATGAAATTAACAATTGGTTGTGACCACGGCGGACGTCGACTAAAAGATGCCATTGTGAAACATTTACGTGAAAAAGATATTGAAGTTGTTGATATTGGAACATATACAGATGAAAGTGTCGATTTTCCATCTTATGCAGAAGAAGTTGCCAATCAAGTAGTAAGCGGGCAATCGGAGCTCGGTATTTTGTGTTGTGGAACTGGGATTGGTATGAGTATTGCTGCGAATAAAGTCGATGGAATCCGTGCTGCGGTTGTTTCGGATACTTTTTCAGCGCGCGCCACTCGTGAACATAACAATAGCAATGTTCTCTGCCTAGGCGAACGTGTTATCGGCGAAGGATTAGCACTTTTACTTGTGGATACTTGGCTTGAGGCATCATTTGCAGGGGATCGCCATAAACGCCGCTTGGATAAAATTACTGAACTTGAAAGAAAGTGA
- a CDS encoding PTS sugar transporter subunit IIA, with translation MDLVQFLKKGMVWVQSDIEKQEDLFQMVAESGKSEGYVTDDFLTRLTDREQTFPTGLKLDGYGVALPHTDPECVTEQFIAVITVKDGIPFKLMEDAGQTVEANLIFVLGLNEPHSQLAVLQQLMGTIQDKDNVAALLRAKDEDEVKQILETIAV, from the coding sequence ATGGATTTAGTACAATTTTTGAAAAAAGGAATGGTTTGGGTTCAATCGGATATCGAGAAACAAGAGGACCTATTCCAAATGGTCGCAGAAAGTGGAAAGTCTGAAGGGTATGTTACGGATGACTTTTTAACGAGACTAACAGACCGTGAACAAACCTTTCCAACGGGGCTAAAATTAGATGGATACGGCGTGGCATTACCGCACACGGATCCAGAATGCGTTACGGAACAATTTATCGCCGTAATCACTGTGAAAGATGGCATTCCATTTAAATTAATGGAAGATGCTGGTCAAACGGTTGAAGCGAATTTGATTTTCGTACTTGGACTAAATGAACCTCACAGCCAGCTCGCGGTACTTCAGCAATTGATGGGGACGATTCAAGATAAAGACAATGTAGCCGCATTACTCAGAGCGAAAGATGAAGACGAAGTAAAACAAATTTTAGAAACAATAGCCGTTTAA
- a CDS encoding putative ABC transporter permease, which produces MDINMFILYFFIYSVLGWAWEEVFCSISEKKLVYRGFLYGPYCPIYGFGVTAVLMMILPFQNNLWALFIFSMIICTVIEYVTATILEALFHTTWWDYHNWPLNVKGRICLPISIFWGFACIIVVRFLHPLVTEFADWILSWGGWIIPALIVVLMLIDTIKSVTSMLSFQKALAEFNEKLNAQANELKASVKERAKEFEEGLLKKQENVDMKIAEIEAKRKQDKELAASMRKLKFNERRMLKSFPKMKVKRAAPFKNLNKSLLRVDKLKRK; this is translated from the coding sequence ATGGATATTAATATGTTTATCCTATACTTCTTCATTTATTCTGTTCTTGGATGGGCTTGGGAGGAAGTTTTTTGCTCGATTTCAGAAAAGAAGTTAGTGTATCGTGGTTTTCTGTATGGACCATATTGCCCCATTTACGGGTTTGGGGTAACGGCAGTTTTAATGATGATTTTACCGTTTCAAAACAACTTATGGGCCTTATTTATTTTTTCGATGATTATATGTACGGTAATTGAATATGTTACTGCAACGATTTTGGAAGCATTATTCCATACAACATGGTGGGATTATCACAACTGGCCACTCAATGTAAAAGGTCGAATTTGCTTGCCGATTTCGATTTTTTGGGGATTTGCTTGTATTATCGTTGTACGCTTCTTGCACCCACTTGTCACCGAATTTGCGGATTGGATTTTAAGCTGGGGTGGCTGGATTATTCCTGCGCTCATCGTGGTTCTGATGCTTATTGATACGATTAAATCTGTCACAAGTATGCTATCATTCCAAAAAGCACTTGCCGAATTTAATGAAAAACTAAATGCACAAGCGAATGAGCTAAAAGCAAGTGTAAAAGAACGAGCGAAAGAATTTGAAGAAGGACTTTTGAAGAAACAAGAAAATGTTGATATGAAAATTGCTGAAATTGAAGCAAAACGTAAACAAGACAAAGAACTTGCTGCCAGCATGCGCAAACTTAAATTTAATGAACGACGAATGTTAAAATCGTTCCCGAAAATGAAAGTGAAACGCGCAGCACCCTTTAAGAATCTCAACAAAAGTTTGCTTCGGGTGGATAAACTGAAAAGAAAATAG
- a CDS encoding PTS sugar transporter subunit IIB — MGQFKILVACGAGIATSTVVTDRVERLVKENNVDAEVKQIKISEAASMQDGADLIVSTTILPTTYKIPAIIATSYITGMGMEELDEEILAHLK, encoded by the coding sequence ATGGGACAATTTAAAATTTTGGTAGCTTGTGGAGCAGGAATTGCAACATCAACAGTAGTAACGGACAGAGTAGAACGTTTGGTAAAAGAAAACAACGTGGATGCAGAAGTAAAACAAATTAAAATTTCAGAAGCAGCATCCATGCAAGACGGAGCAGACTTAATCGTATCAACAACTATCTTACCAACAACTTACAAAATCCCAGCAATTATTGCAACTTCTTATATCACTGGTATGGGTATGGAAGAATTAGACGAAGAAATACTTGCGCACCTTAAATAA
- a CDS encoding VOC family protein, giving the protein MINEFVCTNISTQDPAALVAFYHEKLGIPIVFEGYDNYDGAKLGFSEKAPGIIVWNNSKWGEASESKVEFVFSCDTSLDEMYRELQTAGVETPEPRVAEWGGRELNLLDPDGNKIMILEPAQ; this is encoded by the coding sequence ATGATTAATGAATTTGTTTGTACAAATATTTCCACACAAGATCCGGCGGCGTTGGTTGCGTTTTATCACGAAAAATTGGGAATTCCGATAGTATTCGAAGGGTACGACAATTATGACGGAGCGAAATTAGGTTTTTCTGAAAAGGCTCCCGGGATTATTGTTTGGAATAATAGCAAATGGGGCGAAGCAAGCGAATCTAAAGTGGAGTTTGTTTTCTCGTGTGATACTAGTTTGGATGAGATGTACCGGGAACTTCAAACAGCGGGAGTGGAGACACCAGAACCTCGTGTGGCTGAGTGGGGCGGACGTGAACTGAATTTACTTGACCCAGATGGCAATAAGATTATGATTTTGGAGCCCGCACAATGA
- a CDS encoding zinc-binding dehydrogenase, translating to MKAVVKTNPGYDQMELKDVEEPQVYGDKVKIKVAFTGICGSDIHTFKGEYKNPTTPVTLGHEFSGVVVEVGPDVTSIKVGDRVTSETTFETCGECIYCKEHDYNLCSNRRGIGTQANGSFAEFVLSREESCHVLDERISLEAAALTEPLACCVHSALEKTTIRPDDTVLVFGPGPIGLLLAQVVKAQGATVIMAGITKDSDRLRLAKELGMDRIVDTLKEDLAEVVLGMTGGYGAERVFDCSGAVPAVNQGLPLTKKKGDFVQVGLFAEKKNAIDEESIIQREIAYIGSRSQKPSSWILALDLLANGKIDTDKMITKVYGLDDWREAFEAVMAGNEIKVLVKS from the coding sequence TTGAAAGCAGTAGTAAAAACAAATCCCGGATATGATCAAATGGAGCTAAAAGATGTGGAAGAACCACAAGTCTATGGCGACAAAGTAAAAATCAAAGTAGCATTCACTGGTATTTGCGGATCAGATATCCATACGTTTAAAGGAGAATACAAAAATCCAACAACTCCCGTCACACTTGGACATGAATTTTCTGGTGTCGTTGTAGAAGTTGGGCCAGATGTAACGAGTATCAAAGTGGGAGACCGTGTCACAAGTGAAACAACTTTTGAAACTTGTGGAGAATGTATTTATTGTAAGGAACACGATTACAATTTATGTAGCAATCGTCGCGGCATTGGTACGCAAGCAAATGGTAGTTTTGCAGAATTTGTTTTATCTCGCGAGGAAAGTTGCCACGTGCTAGATGAACGTATTTCGCTCGAAGCAGCAGCACTGACAGAACCACTTGCATGTTGCGTGCATTCGGCGCTTGAAAAAACAACAATTCGTCCAGATGACACAGTACTTGTTTTCGGACCGGGGCCAATTGGATTATTACTAGCTCAAGTTGTGAAAGCGCAAGGGGCAACGGTGATTATGGCAGGAATTACCAAAGATAGCGACCGCTTACGTCTAGCAAAAGAACTTGGAATGGACCGGATTGTCGATACCTTAAAAGAAGACTTGGCTGAAGTTGTGCTCGGCATGACAGGGGGTTACGGAGCGGAACGCGTATTTGATTGCTCAGGCGCAGTACCAGCTGTAAATCAAGGATTACCTCTAACGAAGAAAAAAGGCGATTTTGTTCAAGTAGGACTTTTTGCCGAAAAGAAAAATGCGATTGATGAAGAATCTATTATCCAACGTGAAATTGCTTATATTGGCAGCCGTTCTCAAAAACCATCTTCTTGGATTTTAGCACTCGACTTACTTGCTAATGGCAAAATCGATACAGATAAAATGATTACCAAAGTATATGGTTTAGATGACTGGCGCGAGGCTTTCGAGGCAGTTATGGCAGGTAATGAAATTAAAGTATTAGTGAAATCTTAA